In one window of Coleofasciculus chthonoplastes PCC 7420 DNA:
- a CDS encoding sedoheptulose 7-phosphate cyclase encodes MTPQTTFPQAGLTETIREDLIDSLPSRDANNIGVEHGAKYRTSEWYTGSGEIVPGNDSRSFEVTATFTLKAQVKLIQGIFDPSNPNLAEIYNSRGRCIAIIDQTVDKLYGESVRQYFDTHEIPLQMNVCRAWEADKTPETVHRLLEFLGKDGCDVSRNEPVLVIGGGVLSDVAGLACALQHRRTPYIMVGTTIVAAIDAGPSPRTCTNGKQFKNSIGAYHPPVLTLVDRTFFRSLATGHIRNGMAEIIKMAVTDDKVLFELLEDYGSRLVETHFATLGDDQELAKVADEVIYRALFSYMKYEGTNMFETYQDRPHAYGHTWSPRYEPAAKLMHGHAVSTGMAYGATLATKLGWLQPTERDRILALIRSLGLSVYHPILEDIDLMIAGQQNMRRKRGDGGLWAPLPCGIGVCDYAKEVPPDVLEAAVADHKAVCAMFPDGGAGVEMYLKDLGLE; translated from the coding sequence ATGACTCCACAAACAACCTTTCCTCAAGCCGGATTAACGGAGACAATCCGAGAAGATTTAATTGACTCATTGCCAAGCCGAGACGCTAACAATATTGGAGTCGAACATGGAGCCAAGTATCGCACCTCGGAATGGTATACCGGGTCGGGAGAAATCGTTCCAGGGAATGATAGTCGCTCCTTTGAAGTCACTGCAACCTTTACCCTAAAAGCACAAGTCAAGTTAATTCAGGGCATTTTCGACCCCTCTAACCCAAACCTAGCGGAAATCTATAATAGTCGGGGTCGCTGTATCGCCATCATTGACCAAACAGTAGATAAGTTGTACGGGGAATCGGTGCGTCAGTATTTTGACACCCATGAAATTCCCCTCCAGATGAATGTCTGTCGCGCCTGGGAAGCGGATAAAACCCCAGAAACGGTGCATCGCCTGCTGGAATTCTTAGGAAAAGACGGCTGTGATGTCTCTCGCAATGAACCCGTATTAGTGATTGGTGGGGGGGTTCTCAGTGATGTGGCGGGATTAGCCTGTGCCTTACAACACCGTCGCACGCCTTATATTATGGTGGGGACAACGATAGTCGCGGCGATTGACGCCGGTCCGAGTCCGCGTACTTGTACCAATGGTAAACAATTTAAGAATAGTATTGGGGCGTATCATCCACCCGTACTAACCTTAGTCGATCGCACTTTTTTCCGCAGCCTCGCCACGGGTCATATCCGGAATGGGATGGCGGAAATTATTAAAATGGCGGTGACGGATGACAAGGTTTTGTTTGAACTGCTGGAAGACTATGGTTCGCGCTTGGTAGAAACTCACTTCGCAACGTTAGGAGATGATCAGGAGTTAGCCAAGGTTGCGGATGAGGTGATTTATCGGGCATTGTTCTCCTATATGAAATATGAGGGGACGAATATGTTCGAGACGTATCAGGATCGCCCTCATGCTTATGGTCACACCTGGAGTCCCCGTTATGAACCCGCCGCTAAGTTAATGCATGGTCATGCAGTATCGACAGGAATGGCGTATGGCGCAACCTTAGCGACGAAATTAGGCTGGCTGCAACCTACAGAACGCGATCGCATTCTCGCACTGATTCGTTCTCTAGGGTTGAGTGTCTATCATCCTATCTTAGAAGACATTGATCTGATGATTGCGGGTCAGCAAAATATGCGGCGTAAGCGGGGAGATGGCGGACTGTGGGCACCTCTACCCTGTGGTATCGGTGTCTGTGATTATGCCAAAGAAGTCCCCCCAGATGTACTGGAAGCGGCGGTAGCGGATCATAAAGCCGTCTGTGCAATGTTCCCTGATGGTGGTGCTGGCGTAGAAATGTATCTCAAGGATTTGGGTTTGGAATAA
- the treS gene encoding maltose alpha-D-glucosyltransferase has protein sequence MLNSILKDDPLWFKDAIIYEVPIRAFADSNSDGVGDLRGLTSKLDYLRDLGVTAIWTLPFFPSPLKDDGYDIAEYKKINPIFGTIEDLRELLEAAHQRGIRVIIELIVNHTSDQHPWFQRARKAPKGSNERDFYVWSDNPEKYKDARIIFQDFEHSNWAWDPLAKAYYWHRFYSHQPDLNYENPEVGKAVLEVVDLWLGMGVDGLRMDAVPYLYEQEGTSCENLAATHAFLKQLRAHVDAKFPNRMLLAEANQWPEDAAAYYGQGDECHMNFHFPLMPRLFMSLKMEDNFPIIDILNQTPQIPNNCQWALFLRNHDELTLEMVSDEDRDYMYKVYAEDPQARLNLGIRRRLAPLMGNNRDQIQLMNGLLLSLPGTPVLYYGDEIGMGDNIYLGDRNGVRTPMQWSADRNAGFSRTNPQKLYAPPIVDPEYHYEAINVEAQQGNPNSLWWWMKRLIATRQRFQAFGRGTFEFLHPDNRKVLAFTRTYAGEHILVVANLSRFVQTVELDLSAFQGMVPVEIFGRTQFPAIGSASYFLSLTPHSFYWFTLQLQDTLAETPSSQVQPPTLRVSGKWQTVFSQPILKTTLESILPNYLYTCRWFGGKARTVQSAEIVEAIPVSYKQTEAELIFIKLEYTEGIPETYILPLAYAPGTELGGDGSNIQANQVIAYLQVEGHEEVGLLFDAVAEPDFLAFPLDAVHHKHRYKGKAGTLVATATDALAELMQEATHLEPHLLRGEQSNTSIVYGDRFILKLFRKVEEGINPDLEIGRFLTEKKVTEHFVPVAGALEYRGANSDTITIGALQAFVPNTTNAWSYTLDSLRGYFEQVMVLPGSDLQEMELLLPSAVESLDRTDPPFGYNLIVPYLDTTQLLAKRTAQLHIALSSDTENPNFAPEPFTSFYQRSVYQYMRNLTGQVLLLLKKRIEVLPEETQPLAQTILNRQEQILGRFKAIVNLQITAMRTRCHGDFHLGQVLYTGKDLIIIDFEGEPARPLSERRMKRSPLRDVAGMLQSFHYAVTLGLRNEIDSGMIRPDNLSVMEQWSGFWYSWVSDTFLKTYLATSAGHSFIPETTQELQVLLDAYLFEKSIYELGYELNNRPKWVDIPLQRILQLLESVPMSGGEQMNFQTPPMR, from the coding sequence ATGCTTAACTCGATCTTAAAAGATGATCCGTTATGGTTTAAAGATGCCATCATCTATGAAGTGCCAATTCGTGCCTTTGCCGATAGCAATAGCGATGGAGTTGGTGACTTGCGCGGATTGACATCGAAGCTAGATTATTTACGGGATTTAGGGGTCACCGCCATCTGGACATTACCCTTTTTCCCCTCTCCGCTGAAAGATGATGGCTACGATATTGCCGAATATAAAAAAATTAATCCCATTTTTGGCACAATCGAAGACTTGCGAGAGCTGTTAGAGGCGGCGCATCAACGGGGGATACGGGTAATTATTGAGTTAATTGTTAACCATACCTCCGATCAGCACCCCTGGTTTCAACGCGCTCGCAAAGCCCCCAAGGGAAGCAATGAACGGGATTTTTATGTTTGGAGTGACAACCCGGAAAAATATAAAGATGCCCGGATTATTTTCCAGGATTTTGAACATTCTAACTGGGCGTGGGACCCGTTAGCGAAAGCCTATTACTGGCATCGCTTCTACTCCCATCAACCTGACCTCAATTACGAAAATCCGGAAGTAGGTAAAGCCGTTTTGGAGGTTGTGGATTTATGGTTAGGGATGGGGGTAGATGGACTGCGGATGGACGCTGTGCCGTATCTGTATGAACAAGAAGGCACAAGCTGTGAGAATTTAGCCGCAACCCATGCGTTCTTAAAACAGTTACGCGCCCATGTTGATGCCAAGTTCCCCAATCGGATGCTGTTGGCTGAGGCGAATCAGTGGCCCGAAGATGCGGCGGCGTATTATGGGCAGGGGGATGAGTGCCACATGAATTTCCATTTTCCCCTAATGCCACGCCTGTTCATGTCCTTAAAGATGGAGGATAATTTCCCCATCATTGATATTCTCAACCAGACGCCGCAAATTCCCAATAACTGTCAGTGGGCATTGTTCCTGCGGAATCACGATGAACTGACTCTGGAAATGGTCAGTGATGAAGACCGGGACTACATGTATAAAGTGTATGCAGAAGACCCGCAGGCACGGCTTAATTTAGGGATTCGTCGCCGCCTCGCACCACTGATGGGGAATAATCGCGACCAAATTCAATTGATGAATGGGTTGCTGCTGTCTCTTCCGGGTACGCCAGTCTTGTACTACGGAGATGAGATTGGTATGGGCGATAATATTTATCTGGGCGATCGCAACGGGGTACGCACACCGATGCAATGGAGTGCTGACCGCAATGCTGGCTTCTCGCGCACGAATCCGCAAAAACTCTACGCCCCGCCGATTGTTGACCCAGAATATCACTACGAAGCGATTAATGTGGAAGCGCAGCAGGGGAATCCCAATTCCCTGTGGTGGTGGATGAAGCGGTTAATTGCTACCCGCCAGCGTTTCCAAGCCTTTGGTCGGGGGACGTTTGAGTTTCTCCATCCCGATAACCGTAAGGTTTTGGCATTTACCCGTACTTATGCGGGGGAACATATCTTAGTGGTTGCCAACTTGTCGCGATTTGTGCAAACCGTGGAATTGGATCTCTCGGCATTCCAAGGGATGGTGCCAGTGGAGATATTTGGACGTACCCAATTCCCAGCGATTGGTTCTGCATCCTATTTCCTCAGCCTTACCCCCCATAGCTTCTACTGGTTTACCCTCCAGTTGCAAGACACTCTAGCAGAAACCCCCAGTTCCCAAGTTCAACCGCCGACACTGAGGGTGAGTGGCAAATGGCAAACGGTATTTTCTCAACCGATTTTAAAGACCACCCTAGAGTCAATTTTGCCCAACTATCTCTATACTTGTCGCTGGTTTGGGGGTAAGGCAAGGACAGTGCAATCGGCAGAGATTGTGGAAGCCATTCCCGTCTCCTATAAACAAACCGAGGCGGAGTTAATTTTTATCAAACTCGAATACACTGAGGGTATCCCAGAAACCTACATTCTGCCCTTAGCTTACGCGCCAGGAACGGAACTGGGTGGCGATGGGTCGAACATTCAGGCAAATCAAGTCATCGCCTATCTCCAGGTTGAGGGACATGAAGAGGTGGGCTTATTATTCGATGCGGTAGCTGAACCGGACTTTTTAGCCTTCCCCTTAGATGCCGTTCATCACAAGCATCGCTATAAAGGAAAGGCGGGAACCTTAGTGGCTACAGCAACAGACGCCCTGGCTGAACTGATGCAGGAGGCGACTCACCTGGAGCCGCATCTGCTCAGAGGCGAACAAAGTAATACTTCAATCGTGTATGGCGATCGCTTTATTTTAAAGCTGTTCCGCAAGGTTGAGGAAGGAATTAACCCAGACTTAGAAATTGGGCGTTTCCTCACCGAGAAAAAAGTCACCGAACATTTTGTTCCCGTGGCGGGGGCGTTGGAGTATCGTGGTGCCAACTCAGATACAATCACCATCGGCGCTTTGCAAGCATTTGTTCCCAATACCACCAATGCTTGGTCTTATACCTTAGATTCCCTGCGCGGCTATTTTGAGCAAGTGATGGTATTGCCCGGATCAGATTTACAGGAAATGGAACTCCTCTTACCTTCGGCTGTGGAGTCGCTGGATAGAACTGATCCGCCCTTTGGCTACAATCTGATTGTTCCCTATTTGGATACAACCCAACTGTTGGCAAAGCGAACCGCTCAATTGCATATTGCGTTGTCCTCAGATACGGAGAATCCTAACTTTGCCCCGGAACCGTTTACCTCGTTCTATCAACGGTCTGTGTATCAGTATATGCGGAACCTGACGGGTCAGGTTTTACTGCTACTGAAAAAACGGATCGAGGTATTACCGGAGGAAACTCAGCCTTTAGCCCAAACCATTCTCAACCGCCAAGAGCAGATTTTAGGACGCTTTAAAGCCATAGTCAATCTGCAAATTACGGCGATGCGGACTCGTTGTCATGGGGATTTCCATTTAGGACAAGTCTTATATACGGGGAAAGACTTAATTATCATTGACTTTGAGGGAGAACCCGCCCGTCCATTAAGTGAACGGCGGATGAAGCGATCGCCTCTGCGAGATGTGGCGGGAATGCTGCAATCATTCCACTATGCGGTGACTCTGGGTTTACGCAATGAAATTGACAGTGGTATGATTCGCCCGGATAATCTCTCGGTGATGGAACAATGGTCTGGATTCTGGTATTCCTGGGTGAGTGATACCTTCCTGAAAACCTATCTGGCTACAAGTGCAGGTCATTCGTTTATTCCGGAAACGACTCAGGAGTTGCAGGTGCTGTTGGATGCTTATCTGTTTGAGAAATCGATTTATGAGTTAGGCTATGAACTCAATAATCGACCGAAGTGGGTAGATATTCCCTTACAGCGCATTCTCCAGTTGCTGGAGTCAGTACCAATGTCTGGTGGGGAACAGATGAATTTCCAGACGCCGCCGATGAGGTAG
- a CDS encoding O-methyltransferase gives MQTVTKEAIARPVTPLGILVEQLEQTLELVDAAQHPQLASSLKKAYQLAAKLEPYLNHNTTPDSPALTALVEKTCTEDWSRLFSDGETVRQLEQEMLSGHIEGQTLKMFVKMTGAKRVLEIGMFTGYSALAMAEGLPDDGSVIACEVDDYVASFAQTCFQASPHGGKITVKVAPALETLRQLAKAGESYDFVFIDADKQEYVDYYHTLLDTQLLAPDGLICVDNTLLQGQVYLAEEERTPNGDAIAKFNQVVTDDSRVEQVVLPLRDGLTLIRRV, from the coding sequence ATGCAAACTGTAACAAAAGAAGCGATCGCACGTCCGGTTACTCCCCTGGGAATTCTAGTCGAACAGCTTGAACAAACCCTGGAATTAGTAGACGCCGCGCAACACCCCCAACTGGCAAGTTCTCTAAAAAAAGCCTATCAACTCGCGGCTAAACTTGAACCCTACCTGAATCACAATACAACTCCAGATTCTCCCGCCTTAACCGCCTTAGTAGAGAAAACCTGCACTGAAGATTGGAGTAGACTATTCTCCGATGGCGAGACAGTGCGCCAGTTAGAACAGGAGATGTTATCTGGACATATTGAGGGACAAACCTTAAAGATGTTTGTCAAGATGACTGGGGCGAAACGGGTTCTGGAAATTGGGATGTTCACCGGGTATTCTGCTTTGGCGATGGCGGAAGGATTACCTGATGATGGATCAGTGATCGCTTGTGAAGTGGATGACTATGTGGCAAGTTTTGCCCAAACCTGTTTCCAAGCCTCACCGCATGGTGGCAAAATTACTGTAAAAGTTGCGCCAGCCTTGGAGACATTGCGTCAATTAGCGAAAGCGGGTGAGTCCTATGACTTTGTATTTATTGATGCCGATAAGCAGGAGTATGTGGATTATTATCATACGCTCCTAGACACCCAATTATTAGCACCAGACGGGTTAATTTGTGTGGATAATACCTTACTGCAAGGACAGGTTTATTTAGCAGAAGAAGAACGGACACCGAATGGAGACGCGATCGCCAAATTTAATCAGGTGGTTACGGATGATTCCAGGGTGGAACAGGTTGTCTTACCCTTGCGTGACGGTTTGACCCTAATTCGACGGGTTTAA
- a CDS encoding alpha-1,4-glucan--maltose-1-phosphate maltosyltransferase, whose product MLPLPEEGRRRVQIEGVLPQVDGGRFAIKRTVGERVHVEVDMFCDSHDAVSGVILYRPQKSQTWFEVPLSPTVNDRWQGEFTVSEMGDYVYTIMGWADHFKSWQRDMTKKLAAEQDVSVDLLIGANLVEEAVKRASGDDAAQLKTWVATLRSQDVAQPILGDKAISPELATLMAKYPDRKFASTYHKELKIIVDRERAKFSTWYEMFPRSGGEPGKHGTFKDAQARLPYIASMGFDVLYLPPIHPIGKQYRKGKNNTNVAEPDDVGVPWGIGAAEGGHKAVHPQLGTMADFEDFVAKAAEHGLEIALDLAFQCSPDHPYVKENPQWFRSRPDGTIQYAENPPKKYQDIYPIDFETPDWQNLWQELRSVMLFWIEKGVRIFRVDNPHTKAFDFWEWVIADLRQTYPDLIYLSESFTRPKVMYRLAKLGFTQSYTYFTWRNSKWEMTQYLTELTQTPAYDIFRPNFWPNTPDILHEFIQHGGRPACIIRLVLAATLTANYGIYGPAFEVCENRALKPGSEEYLNSEKYQIREWDLDSPYTIKDLISRVNFARREHPALQSNGSLRFHHTDNHHIICYSKQTDDCKDVILMVVSFDPQWMQAGFIDLPLESLGIDPYREYYLHDLLSDTHYTWFGGHNYVELNPQDIPAHVFWVRQ is encoded by the coding sequence ATGCTGCCATTGCCAGAGGAAGGTCGGAGACGAGTTCAAATCGAGGGTGTGTTGCCCCAAGTTGATGGGGGTCGTTTTGCCATCAAGCGGACAGTTGGGGAACGAGTCCATGTGGAAGTGGATATGTTCTGTGACAGTCATGATGCTGTATCGGGTGTCATTTTATACCGTCCCCAGAAGTCGCAAACCTGGTTTGAGGTTCCCCTGTCGCCAACGGTGAACGATCGCTGGCAGGGAGAGTTTACTGTATCAGAGATGGGGGATTATGTCTATACCATTATGGGCTGGGCTGACCACTTTAAATCCTGGCAACGGGACATGACCAAAAAACTGGCAGCCGAACAGGATGTGTCGGTTGACTTGCTGATTGGGGCAAACTTAGTCGAAGAGGCGGTGAAACGCGCCAGTGGGGATGATGCGGCACAGTTAAAAACCTGGGTCGCGACACTGCGATCGCAAGATGTCGCTCAACCAATTTTAGGCGATAAAGCCATTTCCCCGGAACTAGCCACCCTAATGGCAAAATACCCCGATCGCAAATTTGCCAGCACCTACCACAAAGAACTGAAAATTATCGTAGACCGAGAACGGGCAAAGTTTAGCACCTGGTACGAAATGTTTCCCCGTTCCGGTGGTGAACCGGGCAAACACGGCACATTCAAAGATGCCCAAGCCCGCTTACCCTATATTGCCAGTATGGGGTTTGATGTTCTTTATTTACCCCCGATTCACCCCATTGGCAAACAATATCGCAAAGGCAAAAATAACACCAATGTCGCCGAACCCGATGATGTGGGTGTACCCTGGGGTATTGGTGCAGCCGAAGGCGGACACAAGGCGGTTCATCCCCAATTAGGAACCATGGCTGACTTTGAGGACTTTGTCGCCAAAGCCGCCGAACATGGACTGGAAATTGCCCTAGACTTAGCCTTCCAATGTTCCCCCGATCACCCCTACGTCAAAGAAAATCCCCAATGGTTCCGTAGCCGCCCTGATGGGACGATTCAATACGCCGAGAATCCGCCGAAAAAATATCAGGATATTTATCCGATTGACTTTGAAACCCCAGACTGGCAAAATCTGTGGCAAGAACTGCGGAGTGTCATGCTCTTTTGGATTGAAAAAGGCGTGCGGATTTTCCGAGTCGATAACCCCCATACCAAAGCCTTTGACTTTTGGGAATGGGTGATTGCGGATTTGAGACAAACCTATCCAGATTTAATTTACCTCTCGGAATCCTTTACCCGTCCCAAGGTGATGTATCGCCTCGCCAAGCTAGGATTTACCCAATCCTATACCTATTTCACTTGGCGTAATAGTAAGTGGGAAATGACCCAATATCTCACCGAACTCACCCAAACCCCGGCTTATGACATCTTTCGCCCTAACTTTTGGCCCAATACCCCCGATATTTTGCATGAGTTTATTCAGCATGGAGGACGCCCTGCCTGTATTATTCGCTTAGTCCTAGCCGCAACCTTAACGGCAAACTATGGGATTTATGGACCAGCGTTTGAAGTCTGCGAAAATCGGGCGCTCAAACCCGGTAGCGAAGAGTATTTAAACTCGGAGAAATATCAGATTCGGGAGTGGGATTTAGATAGTCCTTATACAATCAAAGACTTGATTAGCCGGGTCAATTTTGCCCGTCGGGAACATCCCGCGTTGCAAAGTAACGGCAGTTTGCGGTTTCATCACACGGATAATCACCATATTATTTGTTACAGCAAACAGACTGATGATTGCAAGGATGTGATTCTAATGGTGGTCAGTTTTGACCCTCAATGGATGCAAGCGGGGTTCATTGACTTGCCCTTAGAATCCTTAGGGATTGACCCCTATCGGGAATACTATCTCCATGATCTACTCAGTGATACCCACTACACCTGGTTTGGCGGACATAACTATGTGGAACTCAATCCTCAGGATATTCCAGCACACGTTTTCTGGGTAAGGCAATAG
- a CDS encoding Rpn family recombination-promoting nuclease/putative transposase translates to MKFISPKVDYAFKKIFGSEQSKDILISFLNAIIYGGEKIIQSLTIINPYNPGQAMTLKDTYLDIKAVLSDGSIVVIEMQIARVSAFSKRVIYNLSKAYTNQLGIGENYLSLTPVIAVTITDFILFNQTPDVINQFIFQEKTKKIAYPDTELQLIFIELPKFKKTLSELNSLSDKWIYFIKEAATLDAIPDNLREVREIELALNIANQAKMTVEELDMVDRRGIMLQDEKGRITYAKEEGKEEGKLTEAIALILRQLKKRFGEINIAITSQIEMLSIEELERLGEDFLDFNRLADLEHWLEERSR, encoded by the coding sequence ATGAAATTTATCAGTCCCAAGGTCGATTATGCCTTTAAAAAAATATTTGGCTCTGAACAAAGCAAGGATATTTTAATCAGTTTTCTCAATGCGATAATTTATGGGGGCGAGAAGATTATTCAATCTTTGACAATTATCAATCCCTATAATCCTGGTCAGGCAATGACCTTAAAAGACACATATTTAGATATAAAAGCAGTTTTGTCTGATGGGTCTATTGTCGTTATTGAAATGCAAATAGCGCGGGTGAGTGCTTTTAGTAAACGGGTCATTTATAATTTAAGCAAAGCTTATACCAATCAGTTAGGTATCGGCGAAAACTATCTCAGTCTGACCCCGGTGATTGCTGTCACTATCACCGATTTTATCCTGTTTAACCAGACTCCTGATGTAATCAATCAATTTATCTTTCAGGAAAAAACGAAAAAAATTGCCTATCCCGATACCGAATTGCAACTCATTTTTATAGAATTGCCGAAATTCAAGAAAACCCTGTCAGAATTAAATAGTTTAAGCGATAAATGGATTTATTTTATTAAAGAAGCTGCAACCTTGGATGCCATACCCGATAATTTAAGAGAAGTCCGTGAGATAGAACTGGCTTTAAATATTGCCAACCAAGCCAAAATGACGGTAGAAGAGTTAGACATGGTTGATCGCCGAGGGATAATGTTACAAGATGAGAAAGGGCGGATAACTTATGCAAAAGAAGAAGGTAAAGAAGAAGGAAAACTCACGGAAGCGATCGCGTTAATCCTGCGTCAACTCAAAAAGCGTTTTGGTGAGATTAATATCGCGATAACTAGCCAAATTGAAATGTTATCGATTGAAGAGTTGGAACGTTTAGGAGAAGATTTTTTAGACTTTAACCGTTTAGCAGATTTGGAACATTGGCTGGAAGAGCGATCGCGCTGA
- a CDS encoding calcium-binding protein has translation MAFLNLTNNNDLVNLTTNPAATNSNDVIYGRRGDDLVLAADGDDFIKGDQGNDTLVGGNGSDKLYGGSENDLLFGEDGDDFIRGDQGNDTLLGGFGNDKLFGGSENDLLFAHDGDDLLDGGSGDDILNGGAGNDRLLGGIGQGNGTLTYDYNGTTLTGINDILNGESGDDTLLGGSGNDVLKGGDDDDTALASFGDDLLLGESGDDDLQGGAGQDTLEGGAGADNLLGGEQDDLLFAGLSSNPFSTTDNDTLSGGNGDDRLIGDAGNDILVGGIGDDILTGLIGNDVLNGTGGTGAGEVDSLRGDAIGLPSQFFGQDTFVLGDADNVFYAAAGIGDYALIRDFQDGLDKLQVNGSFDYTFAGGAFGGVNSAFVIAINPSDGASEVIGILQGVTSITVDPFVSPKRGKEIYGGKVGSRPLSAVWT, from the coding sequence ATGGCATTCCTCAACTTAACCAACAACAATGATCTCGTCAATCTAACCACTAATCCTGCTGCAACAAATAGTAATGATGTAATCTATGGTCGTCGTGGCGATGACCTGGTTTTGGCAGCAGATGGTGATGACTTTATCAAGGGCGATCAAGGCAATGATACTTTAGTCGGGGGGAACGGTAGTGACAAGTTGTATGGAGGTAGCGAAAATGACCTGCTTTTTGGCGAAGATGGCGATGACTTCATCAGAGGTGATCAGGGAAATGACACATTATTAGGAGGATTTGGTAACGACAAGCTGTTTGGAGGCAGCGAAAATGACTTGCTCTTTGCACATGATGGGGATGACTTACTCGATGGAGGTAGTGGTGACGATATCCTCAACGGCGGAGCTGGCAATGACCGACTGTTAGGGGGTATTGGTCAGGGTAACGGTACACTCACGTACGATTACAATGGCACGACCTTGACAGGTATTAATGATATCCTGAATGGGGAGAGCGGCGATGATACACTACTGGGCGGTAGTGGCAATGATGTCCTCAAGGGTGGAGATGACGACGACACAGCTCTTGCTAGCTTCGGCGATGACTTACTCCTTGGAGAAAGCGGTGATGATGACCTGCAAGGCGGTGCTGGTCAGGATACGTTAGAGGGGGGTGCAGGTGCTGATAACCTCCTCGGGGGGGAACAAGACGATTTACTTTTTGCCGGTTTGTCTAGTAATCCTTTTTCTACCACTGATAACGATACCTTGAGTGGTGGTAACGGCGATGATCGGCTAATTGGGGATGCAGGCAATGACATACTTGTTGGTGGAATTGGAGATGATATTCTCACAGGATTAATCGGGAATGATGTCCTCAATGGTACTGGGGGAACAGGAGCCGGTGAAGTGGATAGTTTGAGGGGTGATGCCATTGGTTTACCCTCCCAATTTTTCGGACAAGATACATTTGTACTTGGTGACGCCGATAACGTCTTCTACGCTGCTGCTGGCATTGGTGATTATGCTTTAATCAGAGACTTCCAAGATGGTTTAGATAAACTCCAGGTAAATGGCTCGTTCGACTATACTTTTGCGGGAGGAGCATTTGGCGGTGTGAACAGTGCATTTGTGATCGCGATCAATCCCAGTGATGGTGCTTCTGAAGTAATTGGTATTTTGCAAGGAGTTACATCTATTACGGTTGATCCGTTTGTTTCGCCTAAACGTGGCAAAGAGATTTATGGGGGCAAGGTGGGGTCCCGGCCCCTCTCCGCAGTGTGGACGTAA